One genomic segment of Sorex araneus isolate mSorAra2 chromosome X, mSorAra2.pri, whole genome shotgun sequence includes these proteins:
- the RAD51AP2 gene encoding RAD51-associated protein 2 — MSLSNPNSWVAELRKHTSPLSPPAGPDFQPPSKRLRLEEPGAAPEAGWRLPLVPRLSEVEKVWELSPCRPLSELFLSADVLLGNVTESGGETSAPGAPRCEVGWRESRSHGSPRRPSLPTPSVDPLSASRSFAEAGDLGFRAPSGDRPEAEGRQLLPNAPGTRGRLEVKGGKHLAAQDSDSRQTVGRHLKQTPSPLLDVTFCKKTRPEPRGIQNRCQADRVMPPNNENNTSVFTLKISKRQNLPSMEIAKPSYFRESSTISIPDFPTDLNSKMSSVYLEEMAKKKNDINEAYVRDFTNIYWSQNRPDVKQKLQDDNKSVAAENIFPKCYESSPQSLSNQNTCVRKKDLISLNHYNKSRLDFDTRHSGNKVTIIVENENWKELVSYLDCYMSTTILKNFQTLETRDYNTRSIFIKNIENFIMNNYGAKYQTMKKTGENFGFLQLLEVGPLSTEDYYNVKVMKTYEEQPKSLMIGMQSSQKTLIHYFWLNNKEENDNILQLRYNATQKVFYLSSIFENFITEIFCFYKSILGIQNNNNILTWYEILTCKKQVGVQNLVTRNMNANRKHNILGLCLQTSVTESLKFILKTNIDSLLNNADISTIDESDSKLGQAYIFKWIVHLNYPRNVTESHIIHLERILMFSGLLEDTLKPMLEKRKLFKSENVFEKSNDKKFYSSSMTIEIAHLQIFETYKKTPLLMNFDDMNRMFSTKEIAYNSDDSCPEQLMVLENRPHCITNAVQTCIQFDPQSIQCINENCYEVSIYSQDLANRRKHESKKMSSFTFKCISDDNFNIRQHTISKNQDIKFREEINLAPITQIIHFGNLLSENEGKEYNLILKEEEKVTAQSLTHSFLVQQDSKIGKKEKNAFLLMNCMFPVQSVLLMNEKICKGETNRYIDQNTITDDNEYESILQESELVNSKHFYPKNDSTESENYQFDLSVANKECFQDLTAKCLSTEALTIVKDFEMKSKFDLVLEELRMFHEISKENEILNTAETNNGQENYSGENNDIEEVKMKIKEDLKMGTVNKICASSFHCDNRAASSLHKRHQSLFKWKVVPEKREQEVPEEYCSPRTSEEELFYPTEEVGANSSAKRPALVSDELNEEKFHHSFKGGSNFSNGISRVLPLKTCSRPIRIGLSRKAKLKQLHPYLK, encoded by the exons ATGTCGCTCTCGAACCCCAACTCATGGGTGGCGGAGCTTCGGAAACATACTTCTCCTTTGTCGCCTCCCGCGGGCCCTGATTTCCAACCCCCTAGTAAGCGGCTCCGTCTGGAGGAGCCCGGAGCAGCCCCTGAAGCGGGATGGAGGCTGCCTTTGGTGCCTCGGCTGTCTGAGGTGGAAAAAGTCTGGGAGTTGTCCCCCTGTCGGCCCCTCAGCGAGCTTTTCCTCTCGGCCGACGTGCTTTTGGGTAACGTCACAGAATCAGGTGGGGAGACCTCAGCCCCCGGGGCGCCGAGGTGTGAGGTGGGCTGGCGCGAGAGCCGAAGCCACGGGAGCCCTCGCCGGCCGTCTCTCCCGACGCCGAGTGTTGATCCTCTCAGCGCTTCCAGAAGCTTTGCCGAGGCTGGGGACCTCGGTTTCCGCGCGCCAAGCGGTGACAGACCCGAAGCAGAAGGTCGCCAGCTTCTGCCCAACGCTCCCGGCACGCGCGGTCGGCTTGAAGTCAAAGGCGGAAAGCACTTGGCAGCCCAGGACAGTGACTCTAGGCAGACAGTCGGGCGGCATCTAAAGCAGACCCCCAGCCCGCTTTTAGATGTTACCTTTTGTAAGAAGACGCGGCCAGAACCTCGCGGAATTCAGAACAGATGTCAAGCTGACAGGGTCATGCCaccaaataatgaaaataacactTCAGTATTTACGCTAAAAATATCAAAACGGCAAAACCTGCCCAGCATGGAAATTGCCAAACCCAGCTATTTTAGAGAGAGCAGTACAATAAGTATCCCCGACTTTCCAACGGATTTAAATAGCAAAATGTCCTCTGTCTATTTAGAGGAAATggcaaagaaaaagaatgacatAAATGAGGCATATGTTAGGGATTTCACAAACATTTACTGGTCCCAAAATAGACCTGATGTTAAGCAAAAGTTACAGGATGATAACAAAAGTGTGgctgcagaaaatatttttcccaaatgTTATGAAAGTAGCCCCCAGTCACTCAGCAACCAAAATACTTGCGTGAGAAAAAAAGACTTAATCAGTTTAAACCACTACAACAAAAGCAGACTCGATTTTGATACAAGACACTCCGGAAACAAAGTTACTATAatagtagaaaatgaaaattggAAAGAATTAGTAAGCTACCTAGACTGTTACATGTCTACCACTATATTAAAAAACTTTCAAACACTAGAGACTAGGGACTATAACACTAGATCCATTTTcataaaaaacatagaaaattttATCATGAATAATTATGGGGCAAAATACCAAACTATGAAAAAAACTGGAGAAAACTTTGGTTTTCTGCAATTATTAGAAGTAGGTCCTTTAAGTACAGAAGATTATTACAATGTAAAAGTCATGAAAACTTACGAAGAACAACCAAAGTCTCTCATGATTGGAATGCAGAGTAGCCAAAAAActttaatacattatttttggttaaataacaaagaagaaaatgataatatACTGCAGTTAAGATATAATGCTACACAAAAAGTCTTTTATTTAAGcagcatttttgaaaattttatcacggaaattttttgtttctataaaagtattttaggaattcaaaataataataatattttaacttgGTATGAAATTTTGACATGTAAAAAACAAGTTGGTGTTCAAAATTTGGTAACTAGAAATATGAATGCCAATAGAAAGCACAACATTTTAGGATTATGTTTACAAACTAGTGTTACAGAAAGTCTAAAGTTCATCTTGAAAACTAACATAGATTCTTTGCTCAATAATGCTGACATTTCAACAATTGATGAAAGTGATTCCAAATTAGGACAGGCATACATTTTCAAATGGATAGTGCATTTAAACTATCCGAGAAATGTAACGGAAAGTCATATTATACATCTAGaaagaattttaatgttttcaggACTCTTAGAAGATACCCTAAAACCTATGTTAGAGAAAAGAAAGCTgtttaaaagtgaaaatgtttTTGAGAAGTCTAACGACAAAAAGTTTTATTCCTCCAGTATGACAATTGAAATTGCACATCTTCAAATTTTTGAAACATACAAAAAAACTCCTCTCTTAATGAACTTTGATGACATGAATAGAATGTTTTCAACAAAAGAAATAGCttataacagtgatgacagttgtCCTGAACAACTCATGGTTTTGGAAAACAGACCCCACTGTATTACCAATGCAGTTCAAACATGTATTCAGTTTGATCCTCAATCAATACAGTGTATTAATGAAAACTGTTATGAAGTAAGTATCTACAGTCAAGATTTAGCTAATAGAAGAAAACATGAATCTAAAAAGATGAGTAGCTTTACTTTTAAATGCATATCTGATGATAACTTCAATATTAGACAACACACCATATCAAAAAATCAGGACATAAAATTTAGGGAAGAAATCAATCTGGCACCCATAACAcaaataatacattttgggaACTTACTAAgtgaaaatgaaggaaaagaatatAACTTAATtttgaaggaggaagaaaaagtcaCAGCACAAAGTTTAACACACAGTTTTCTTGTTCAACAAGATAgtaagataggaaagaaagagaaaaatgcatttttgttaATGAATTGCATGTTTCCTGTGCAATCAGTTTtattaatgaatgaaaaaatatgcAAGGGAGAAACTAACAGATACATTGATCAGAATACTATAACTGATGATAATGAATATGAAAGCATTTTGCAAGAAAGTGAGTTAGTTAATTCAAAGCATTTTTATCCAAAGAATGACTCTACAGAAAGTGAGAATTATCAATTTGATTTGAGTGTAGCAAACAAAGAATGTTTTCAGGACTTAACTGCCAAGTGTTTATCAACAGAAGCTCTGACAATAGTCAAAGATTTTGAGATGAAGAGTAAATTTGATTTAGTACTTGAAGAACTCCGTATGTTTCATGAAAttagtaaagaaaatgaaattctaaaCACTGCAGAAACAAACAATGGGCAAGAAAATTACTCTGGAGAAAATAATGACATTGAGGAGgtgaaaatgaagataaaagaaGATTTGAAAATGGGCACTGTCAACAAAATATGTGCATCTTCTTTCCACTGTGATAATAGAGCAGCTTCTTCTCTACACAAAAGACATCAAAGTTTATTTAAATGGAAAGTAGTACCTGaaaaaagagaacaggaagttCCTGAAGAATATTGTAGTCCAAGGACATCAGAGGAAGAATTATTCTATCCCACTGAGGAAG ttgGCGCAAACTCTTCAGCAAAAAGACCTGCTTTGGTTTCTGATGAACttaatgaagaaaaatttcaTCACTCATTCAAAGGAG GTAGTAATTTCTCAAATGGAATTTCCAGAGTGTTGCCTCTTAAGACATGCAGTCGACCAATCAGAATCGGTTTGTCAAGAAAAGCCAAGCTTAAACAACTTCATCCTTATTTGAAATAA